The Tautonia plasticadhaerens nucleotide sequence CAGCGAATGGGTCACGAGGTTGTCGCAGACCAGCGTGATCCGCTCGGCCTCGGCGTGGCGCGGGTCGTCCACCAGCCGCTGCACCCGGTGGGCCCAGTCCACGGCCGTCTTCGCCTCGGTCACGCGCACGTCGCGCCAGCCGGCCAGCGGCTCGACGAACATCCACACCGTGCAGGTCCCCTCGCGGACATACTCGTAGTCGACCCGGGCCGGGCGTCCGGGCGCCGCCGGCGATGGCCGCCGCGCCTCGGCGATCAGCTGCTTGGGCTGTTCGTCCATGCAGACGACGGGGCGCCTCGGATCATACGGGCGCCGGTAGGCCTCCAGGACCTGCTCCATCTGGCAGACGAAGGCCGCGTCCTGCTCCGGCGGGATGCACCACATCCGCCTGAGCCACGGCTTCAGCGCGCTTTTTTCAAAGAGCGGCGGACGGTCTCGTGCGAGACCGCCGCGACGACCTCCAACTCCACCAGGCGCTCGGCCAGCAGCCGGAGCGACCAGCGGGCCAGGCCCCTGGGCGGCTGCGAGCAGGCCAGGGCCGTCAACCGCGCCTCGTTCTCGCCGCCGAGTTTGGGGACCGCCGACGGGGTCCGCGGCCTGCGCTGCAGCAGCGCCATCGGCCCGTGCTCGACGGCCCGCTTGCGCCACGACTCCAGGCTGCGGGTCGTGACGCCGAACGCCTCGGCGATCTTCGCGTCGGGCCAGGCCGGCCCGTCGGGCCCCTGGTCGCACTTGAGCAGGGCCTGAGCCCGCTGCACCTTCCAGCCGGCGATGTTGCCCTTGCGGACCAGGCGAGCCAGCTCGGCCCGCTCTTCGGCCGTCAGCTTCAGGACGTACTTCTTTGCCATGGCAACCCCCCCGGCGAGCCACGATGCGGCCGGACAAGGGGGGTCATTTTACCCGAAAATCAGCGAGTGACGCTTCACTAGGAGTGATCTCGTTGGCGGGCCCCGCTCCCACCTCGGTGACCACTCCGATCGGCATCAG carries:
- a CDS encoding IS630 family transposase (programmed frameshift), which encodes MAKKYVLKLTAEERAELARLVRKGNIAGWKVQRAQALLKCDQGPDGPAWPDAKIAEAFGVTTRSLESWRKRAVEHGPMALLQRRPRTPSAVPKLGGENEARLTALACSQPPRGLARWSLRLLAERLVELEVVAAVSHETVRRSLKKGALKPWLRRMWCIPPEQDAAFVCQMEQVLEAYRRPYDPRRPVVCMDEQPKQLIAEARRPSPAAPGRPARVDYEYVREGTCTVWMFVEPLAGWRDVRVTEAKTAVDWAHRVQRLVDDPRHAEAERITLVCDNLVTHSLASLYKAFEPAEALRLARRLELVHTPKHGSWLNVAEIELSVLTRQCLDRRIAVQDEVAGEAGAWGERRNAKQVGVEWHFTTEDARIKLRHLYPKINE